In the genome of Desulfovibrio desulfuricans, one region contains:
- the rfbG gene encoding CDP-glucose 4,6-dehydratase, producing the protein MDQLSSFTGIYAGRRVLVTGSSGFKGSWLTLWLQGLGARVLGLALDPPSTPSMHEELALGGIVAAEHASITDFARLQAIMKDFQPEIVFHLAAQALVRESYAHPLETLQTNIMGTAHVLEASRHVPSLRAVVIVTSDKCYRNNEWVWGYRENDPMGGHDPYSASKGCAELITASYIKSFFPADRYGQDHQVAVASARAGNAIGGGDWGKDRLIPDCFRALHAGQPIVIRYPQAVRPWQHVLECLSGYLQLGCRLLEHGPSYGCGWNFAPIDMGDVWPVERVVRYICTLWKDGRYEVQQGNQPHEANMLCLDCTKANIELGWRPRYKVAEALRVTTAWYQAWAASRDAAHMRAFTQEQITAYTQRQLPQEDEL; encoded by the coding sequence ATGGATCAGTTGAGTTCCTTTACCGGTATATATGCCGGGCGACGGGTGCTGGTGACGGGCAGCAGCGGGTTTAAGGGCTCGTGGCTTACGCTGTGGCTGCAAGGCTTGGGCGCGCGCGTTTTGGGTCTGGCGCTCGACCCGCCCAGTACGCCTTCCATGCATGAGGAGCTGGCCCTTGGCGGCATCGTCGCCGCAGAGCACGCTTCCATCACAGACTTTGCGCGCCTGCAGGCCATAATGAAGGACTTTCAGCCAGAGATCGTCTTTCATCTGGCAGCCCAGGCACTTGTGCGCGAATCGTACGCGCATCCGCTGGAGACCCTGCAAACCAATATCATGGGCACTGCCCATGTGCTTGAAGCAAGCCGCCATGTACCGTCACTGCGGGCGGTTGTTATTGTCACCAGCGACAAGTGCTACCGCAATAACGAATGGGTATGGGGATACCGTGAAAACGACCCCATGGGCGGCCACGACCCATACAGCGCAAGCAAGGGCTGCGCTGAGCTGATAACAGCCTCGTATATCAAATCATTTTTTCCTGCCGACAGGTATGGTCAAGACCATCAGGTGGCCGTGGCTTCCGCCAGGGCGGGCAATGCCATAGGCGGTGGCGACTGGGGCAAGGACAGGCTGATACCCGACTGCTTTCGCGCGCTGCATGCAGGGCAACCCATCGTGATCCGTTATCCTCAGGCGGTACGGCCCTGGCAGCATGTTTTGGAGTGCCTGAGCGGGTATTTGCAGCTGGGTTGCCGTCTGCTGGAGCATGGCCCCAGTTATGGCTGCGGCTGGAACTTTGCCCCCATAGATATGGGCGATGTCTGGCCGGTGGAGCGGGTGGTGCGCTACATCTGCACCTTGTGGAAGGACGGGCGGTATGAAGTGCAGCAAGGCAACCAGCCGCATGAGGCCAACATGCTGTGTCTTGACTGCACCAAGGCCAACATAGAGCTTGGCTGGCGGCCCCGCTACAAGGTGGCTGAAGCCCTGCGTGTAACCACCGCGTGGTATCAGGCCTGGGCTGCAAGCCGGGATGCGGCCCATATGCGGGCATTTACCCAGGAGCAGATAACGGCCTACACCCAGCGCCAGCTCCCGCAGGAAGACGAACTGTAA